Proteins encoded together in one Desulfosporosinus meridiei DSM 13257 window:
- a CDS encoding flavodoxin family protein, producing the protein MIALLISDQEYLTKTYQDLKDLIGKFLKQKGYEIEMTELREKDLTFCRGCFGCWIKKPGECIINDGMALINRRVMNSDAVIYLSPIIFGQFSSTIKNVIDRGLPNMLPFFEKRPDGSTMHPPRYDTYPSQIIIGYGDDISDEDKQLFIDITKKHRRSIEVLIYQEPKEKTIEALNKLELGRVGGLL; encoded by the coding sequence ATGATAGCCTTGTTGATTTCAGATCAGGAGTATCTGACCAAAACCTATCAAGATCTGAAAGATTTGATAGGCAAGTTCCTGAAACAAAAGGGATATGAGATAGAGATGACGGAACTAAGGGAGAAAGATCTAACCTTTTGTAGGGGTTGCTTTGGCTGCTGGATCAAAAAGCCAGGGGAATGTATTATCAACGACGGGATGGCCCTGATCAACCGCAGGGTTATGAACAGCGACGCAGTTATTTATCTCAGTCCGATCATCTTTGGACAGTTCAGCTCAACTATCAAAAATGTCATAGATAGAGGCTTGCCCAATATGCTGCCATTTTTCGAAAAGCGACCTGATGGCTCTACAATGCATCCCCCCCGGTATGATACCTACCCCAGTCAGATTATCATCGGTTATGGAGATGATATTTCAGATGAGGATAAACAACTTTTCATCGATATCACCAAAAAACATCGGAGAAGTATTGAAGTCCTGATCTATCAAGAACCAAAGGAGAAGACCATTGAGGCCTTAAATAAACTGGAACTTGGAAGGGTAGGTGGACTACTGTGA
- a CDS encoding NAD(P)H-dependent oxidoreductase yields the protein MKNVVLVSASPKINEQSVSKQFLEMLGSQINSELFSKTFIDVRKSFSSHNLTEDFETLAKADAIIISFPLYYFSLPGMLTRFLIDYHNYYTASGDVKKTVKVYAMVNCGFPEPEINLEAVRVIKSFSQHLSAEFRFGVLIGGGSMMVAAKDAPFMKKASQKLNSAFTSIAADIQAENSTPMDSIYIGVNYPLLRRIYYFMGGRGWITMARKNGLKKKDLYKKPYRLN from the coding sequence GTGAAAAATGTTGTTTTAGTCAGCGCCAGCCCTAAGATAAATGAACAATCCGTCTCTAAGCAATTCTTAGAAATGTTGGGAAGCCAAATAAATTCTGAGCTATTTAGTAAAACATTTATTGATGTCAGGAAAAGCTTTTCAAGTCATAACCTTACAGAAGATTTTGAAACTCTTGCCAAAGCCGATGCCATAATCATTTCATTTCCTCTTTACTATTTTTCCTTGCCAGGCATGTTAACACGATTTTTAATTGATTACCATAATTATTACACGGCCAGCGGGGACGTTAAAAAAACGGTCAAAGTATATGCTATGGTTAATTGTGGGTTTCCCGAACCAGAAATAAACCTAGAGGCTGTCAGAGTTATCAAGAGTTTTAGTCAACACCTGAGCGCCGAGTTCCGGTTCGGCGTTCTCATCGGCGGAGGTTCCATGATGGTTGCGGCCAAAGATGCACCCTTTATGAAAAAAGCCAGCCAAAAACTCAACTCTGCTTTTACCTCCATAGCAGCAGATATTCAAGCTGAGAATTCAACACCGATGGATTCGATTTATATTGGAGTTAATTATCCTTTATTAAGACGCATTTACTATTTCATGGGTGGCAGAGGCTGGATTACAATGGCCCGAAAAAACGGCCTGAAGAAAAAGGATCTTTATAAGAAACCGTATCGGCTAAATTAA
- a CDS encoding lysophospholipid acyltransferase family protein: protein MKKNFFMLDSYHTAENTPRFLLDRLLINTRLFFMLNFFKIVLKSRSAAVKGHYDTEAWILSSYDIFKLIEGCGGRFHITGLDNLHKCKGPVVFISNHMSTLETMIFPCLIAPLMEVTFVVKDSLVEHPFFGPIISAQNPIVVSRKNSRADLQIVMKKGQELLANGISIVVFPQNTRTLNFVPKEFNSLGVKLASKAKVEVVPIAIKTDFWGNGKYLKDLGPINRKQPIHMAFGEPLSINGLGKEENSQIIEFIATHLEEWNKG from the coding sequence TTGAAAAAAAACTTTTTCATGTTGGATTCATATCATACTGCCGAGAATACTCCGCGTTTCCTGCTAGATAGATTACTGATCAATACACGTCTTTTTTTTATGCTTAACTTCTTTAAGATTGTTCTTAAATCCCGAAGTGCTGCCGTAAAGGGCCACTACGATACAGAGGCCTGGATATTATCTTCCTATGATATTTTTAAGTTGATAGAGGGCTGTGGGGGGAGGTTTCATATCACAGGACTTGATAATCTGCATAAGTGTAAAGGGCCTGTTGTTTTTATCAGTAACCACATGAGCACTCTTGAAACAATGATTTTTCCCTGTCTGATTGCTCCGCTTATGGAGGTAACCTTTGTCGTAAAGGACAGCCTGGTTGAACATCCTTTCTTTGGCCCTATCATCAGTGCCCAAAATCCAATTGTCGTAAGCAGGAAGAATTCCAGAGCTGATCTTCAAATTGTGATGAAAAAGGGGCAAGAATTATTAGCCAATGGAATATCGATCGTTGTGTTTCCACAAAACACGAGAACCCTAAATTTCGTCCCGAAGGAATTTAATTCACTGGGAGTAAAGCTGGCCAGCAAAGCCAAGGTTGAGGTGGTTCCCATTGCAATAAAAACGGATTTTTGGGGAAACGGTAAATACTTAAAGGATTTAGGTCCCATCAATCGTAAGCAACCCATTCATATGGCTTTTGGCGAACCATTGTCCATCAATGGTTTAGGGAAAGAGGAAAATAGCCAGATTATTGAATTCATTGCTACTCATTTAGAGGAGTGGAACAAAGGATAG